One window from the genome of Synechococcus sp. PROS-7-1 encodes:
- a CDS encoding photosystem II reaction center protein K, translating to MAAFSLDLLAQLPEAYQAFGPLIDILPIIPVFFLLLAFVWQASVGFR from the coding sequence ATGGCTGCCTTCTCCCTTGACCTGCTGGCCCAACTTCCCGAGGCCTACCAGGCATTCGGCCCACTGATCGACATCCTGCCGATCATCCCAGTGTTTTTCCTGCTTCTGGCCTTCGTTTGGCAGGCCTCTGTGGGCTTTCGTTAA
- a CDS encoding glycoside hydrolase family 15 protein, producing MVLSHPVAGNEQEKLAQLQHLDSAIEAVVLQRQNPLSGLLPASTAHTVHGNYGDAWVRDCVYSIQCVWGLAIAHRKLLGPCQRSWELEQRVVDLMRGLLSAMMRQAQKVERFKQSLDPLDALHAKYDSRNGEPVVPDDGWGHLQLDATSLFLLQLAQLSRSGLAVIHNRHEAAFIQNLVYYVARAYQTPDYGIWERGDKGNHGLPERNASSIGMAKAALEALDGVDLFAAHGDGSVTVLIPPGAVVRLRRALQGLLPRESASKEVDSACLSVIGYPAWALEDPELVERTARRIRRELGGLYGYKRFRRDGHQTVVEDITRLHYECDELATFEGVESEWPLFLAYELVTACFEERWDEARQWRHRLEALRVERNGQMLYPELYLVPAEALERERQVPGSQKRIANDNVPLLWTQSLAWLGEMLMDGLIEAADLDPCGRRLPSVLGAESVLVCLVPNESSVASRLKELGLPVSDSETAGIEVLSSDALRQHLGAVGVDEALGLSGHPAVRPETAASARLYRLGDRQLAFLPAVLEEGTFYLSHDPRHLVDSVVNELHLLQRHWQGPGSPLLLIPVQASLLERGDSHLLALTERLRSGCVEDVRVEFANLETLAARAQWHELPGSPGTSNLTAAANAKQLLKASTDLSDLTAAQEQELDDTSLEELRRRIWSSNSLREQAEVLELLSRKLGSASILSGPQGAPVEIKTLLEEIYRRGLQQEDWNVARRCAGAMGLIHPQLDDALIDLLSRQKQVVVGRNYTKASRLSTPVSSQAIAALIEQTCGSDGREWMLQQELLLALDGIARREPDMIRGSLTFQLGQLLLLLTSELAAERQLSQDEAFEAVCDEPPHRLGQRLRTVLEDVDHARDALQRRELLHVRGTVQWSVPEPLEAGPGGNDWLQHRIRLGSLQQVPKEFYAGIWSLLHHCRGLVIGDKLERRNRLTSALLLEKTPGERNFAIQVEHLLSRITAPEYRQLCTETLLSLMAFATANPRIQIDDDIALDVVIGHAVRVGWHATHPDVSEADYAQHKASAWDQFYRSSPALCRHWQIEALRQLADQDTLN from the coding sequence ATGGTTCTGTCCCATCCGGTTGCCGGGAATGAGCAAGAGAAGCTGGCCCAGTTGCAGCACCTGGACAGCGCCATTGAAGCTGTGGTCTTGCAACGGCAGAACCCTCTCAGCGGACTCCTTCCTGCGAGCACAGCCCACACCGTTCACGGCAACTACGGCGATGCCTGGGTTCGCGACTGCGTGTACTCGATCCAGTGCGTTTGGGGACTGGCGATTGCCCACCGCAAACTCCTCGGTCCATGCCAACGCAGCTGGGAACTGGAGCAGCGGGTGGTTGACCTCATGCGCGGACTGCTCAGCGCAATGATGCGGCAGGCGCAAAAGGTTGAACGCTTCAAGCAAAGCCTGGATCCGCTGGATGCACTCCATGCCAAGTACGACAGCCGCAATGGTGAACCGGTGGTGCCCGATGACGGCTGGGGGCACCTCCAGCTGGATGCCACATCACTCTTTCTGCTCCAACTGGCCCAGTTGAGCCGCAGTGGCCTGGCCGTGATCCACAACCGCCATGAGGCGGCCTTCATTCAGAACCTGGTTTATTACGTCGCCCGGGCTTACCAGACCCCCGATTACGGCATCTGGGAACGGGGAGACAAGGGCAACCACGGACTGCCAGAACGCAATGCCAGCTCGATCGGCATGGCGAAGGCGGCTCTAGAGGCCCTGGACGGCGTGGATCTCTTCGCCGCACACGGCGATGGCAGCGTGACCGTGCTGATCCCCCCTGGTGCGGTGGTGCGTCTCCGGCGAGCGCTGCAAGGGCTTCTCCCTCGCGAATCCGCCAGCAAAGAGGTGGACAGCGCCTGCCTTTCGGTGATCGGCTATCCCGCCTGGGCTCTCGAGGATCCTGAGCTCGTTGAACGCACGGCCCGACGCATCCGCAGGGAGCTGGGCGGTCTCTACGGGTACAAGCGCTTTCGGCGCGACGGCCACCAAACCGTGGTGGAAGACATCACCCGACTGCACTACGAATGCGATGAACTGGCCACGTTTGAAGGGGTCGAGTCGGAGTGGCCCCTGTTCTTGGCCTATGAACTGGTCACCGCCTGTTTTGAGGAGCGCTGGGATGAAGCCAGACAGTGGCGCCATCGCCTCGAAGCTCTGCGCGTGGAACGCAACGGGCAGATGCTCTACCCGGAGCTGTACCTGGTTCCTGCAGAAGCCCTGGAGCGCGAACGCCAAGTGCCCGGGAGCCAGAAACGGATCGCCAATGACAATGTCCCCCTGCTTTGGACGCAGAGCCTGGCCTGGCTCGGAGAGATGCTGATGGATGGGCTGATCGAGGCGGCAGACCTCGATCCCTGCGGCCGACGTCTGCCCTCCGTTCTTGGCGCTGAGTCGGTGCTGGTCTGCCTCGTCCCGAACGAGTCCAGCGTGGCCTCGCGGCTGAAGGAGCTGGGCCTTCCGGTCAGCGATTCAGAGACTGCAGGGATCGAAGTTCTGAGCTCTGATGCCCTGCGCCAACACCTGGGCGCTGTCGGCGTGGACGAGGCTCTCGGCCTGAGCGGTCATCCAGCTGTGAGGCCTGAGACGGCTGCCAGTGCCAGGCTCTATCGACTGGGTGACAGGCAGCTGGCCTTTCTGCCCGCCGTTCTTGAAGAGGGGACATTTTACCTCAGTCACGACCCCAGACACCTGGTGGACAGTGTGGTGAACGAGCTGCATCTCCTGCAGAGGCACTGGCAAGGGCCTGGCTCACCCCTGCTCTTGATTCCGGTGCAAGCCTCCTTGCTGGAGCGGGGTGACAGCCATCTGCTCGCCCTCACTGAGCGTCTCCGCAGTGGTTGCGTAGAAGACGTCCGCGTGGAGTTCGCCAATCTGGAAACCCTGGCGGCCCGCGCCCAGTGGCATGAACTGCCGGGATCGCCAGGGACCTCGAACCTGACAGCCGCGGCCAATGCCAAGCAACTGCTGAAGGCCTCAACGGATCTGAGTGACCTCACCGCTGCTCAGGAACAGGAGCTGGACGACACATCGTTGGAGGAGCTGCGGCGGCGCATCTGGTCCAGCAACTCCCTGCGCGAGCAGGCCGAAGTGCTGGAGTTGCTCTCGCGCAAGCTGGGGAGCGCGTCGATCCTGAGCGGCCCTCAGGGTGCGCCGGTGGAGATCAAAACGCTGCTTGAGGAGATTTACAGACGGGGGCTGCAGCAGGAGGACTGGAACGTGGCCCGTCGCTGCGCCGGCGCCATGGGACTCATTCACCCGCAGCTGGACGACGCACTCATCGACCTGCTCAGCCGGCAAAAGCAGGTGGTGGTTGGACGGAATTACACCAAGGCCTCACGACTAAGCACTCCCGTGTCCAGCCAGGCGATTGCAGCCCTGATCGAGCAAACATGCGGCAGTGATGGTCGCGAGTGGATGCTGCAGCAGGAACTCTTGCTGGCGCTCGACGGAATCGCACGACGCGAACCGGACATGATCCGAGGTTCTCTGACCTTCCAGCTGGGGCAGTTGCTGCTGCTGCTCACATCAGAGCTTGCTGCTGAACGACAACTCAGCCAGGACGAAGCCTTCGAAGCCGTGTGTGATGAACCGCCGCACCGCCTTGGCCAACGGCTACGCACGGTGTTGGAGGATGTCGATCACGCCCGCGACGCCTTGCAGCGGCGGGAGTTGCTGCATGTGCGCGGGACGGTGCAATGGAGTGTGCCGGAACCCCTTGAAGCCGGCCCCGGTGGCAACGACTGGCTCCAACACCGCATTCGTCTGGGCTCCCTCCAGCAGGTCCCCAAGGAGTTTTATGCAGGCATCTGGTCGCTTCTGCACCACTGCCGGGGTCTGGTGATTGGTGACAAACTTGAACGCCGCAATCGGCTGACCAGCGCCCTTCTGTTGGAGAAAACCCCCGGCGAGCGCAACTTCGCGATCCAAGTTGAACATCTTCTGAGCCGAATCACCGCTCCCGAGTACCGGCAACTTTGCACGGAAACCCTGCTCTCACTGATGGCTTTTGCGACCGCCAATCCTAGGATCCAGATCGACGACGACATCGCTCTGGACGTCGTGATCGGCCATGCGGTTCGCGTTGGATGGCACGCCACCCACCCCGACGTGAGCGAAGCTGATTACGCCCAACACAAAGCCAGTGCGTGGGATCAGTTTTACCGCTCATCCCCTGCCCTCTGCCGGCACTGGCAGATCGAGGCCCTGCGTCAGCTCGCCGATCAGGACACTCTCAACTGA
- a CDS encoding folate-binding protein YgfZ: MTMDGSKPQALLWDSHFDVVRLEGSGCARFLNGQTSAKVEGTPSGQLIQACWLNATGRVQALLELRLDDQGADVLVLNGDADQLAIGLDRVIFPADRVRLGAPRQQRRLQHLNSDQIAGVETVLWLDDAAVPPPPWGRMRACSAADLERWRLWQGWPLGAEEINGDTNPFELGLAGWVNLEKGCYLGQETLAKLGSRGAVKQQLRCWQCADPEAAELKPGDGLTLNGERAGRITSVADPDGSEPRHGLALIRRQALEATSLHTESTESRPHPLTVTVQRPGAFQEPPSGG, translated from the coding sequence TTGACGATGGATGGATCGAAACCACAAGCCCTCCTCTGGGACTCACACTTTGATGTCGTCCGACTCGAGGGTTCGGGCTGCGCAAGATTCCTGAACGGCCAAACGAGCGCCAAGGTGGAGGGAACACCCTCAGGGCAATTGATTCAAGCGTGCTGGCTGAATGCCACGGGCCGGGTGCAGGCGCTGCTGGAGCTCCGCCTCGACGATCAAGGCGCCGATGTGCTGGTGCTCAACGGCGACGCTGACCAGCTAGCCATAGGCCTGGATCGGGTGATCTTCCCAGCGGACCGCGTCAGGCTTGGTGCGCCGCGACAACAACGGCGCCTGCAGCACCTGAACAGCGACCAGATAGCAGGTGTGGAGACCGTGCTGTGGCTCGATGACGCCGCCGTCCCTCCTCCGCCGTGGGGTCGAATGCGAGCGTGCAGCGCGGCCGACCTTGAGCGCTGGCGGCTTTGGCAAGGCTGGCCCCTCGGCGCCGAAGAGATCAATGGCGACACCAATCCTTTTGAGCTGGGCCTGGCGGGGTGGGTGAACCTCGAGAAGGGGTGCTATCTGGGCCAAGAAACCCTGGCCAAACTGGGATCTCGCGGTGCAGTGAAACAGCAGTTGCGCTGCTGGCAATGCGCCGATCCAGAGGCCGCAGAGCTCAAGCCAGGGGATGGGCTGACCCTGAACGGTGAACGCGCCGGACGCATCACCAGCGTTGCTGATCCCGACGGGAGCGAACCTCGGCATGGCTTAGCTCTAATCCGCCGCCAAGCACTCGAGGCCACATCCCTGCACACCGAATCCACGGAGTCCCGGCCCCATCCATTGACGGTGACCGTGCAGCGCCCCGGAGCCTTTCAAGAACCACCAAGCGGGGGTTAA
- a CDS encoding hemolysin family protein, whose product MRPFLLIALLVLPALFSAAEVALLRLRPSQVQEFSEQGRPGAQALQRLQRRLPTALLMTQFGTSLSLVALGWTGRGFGQRWWPLDMPSGRWWDLAWFLVLVVMATLVAGMLPRAWVLSRPERAALQLGPVLEGAIRALQPLLTLLNGLASLLLRLVGLSQRWGATVSVLSASELETLIESGGVTGLKPDERNILEGVFALRDTQVREVMVPRSGMVTLPVEVRFAGLMEAVHRTRHARFPVIGQSLDDVRGVLDLRRLAEPIARGELKEDSSLEPYLMPAETVLETSNLADLLAIIRSGHPLLLVVDEHGGTEGLVTAADLNGEIVGDEPAEESDEPDLQAVEGQPGAWLVAGDLEIFELNRQLSLDLPEASDHHTLAGFLLEKLQHIPSPGEALRHDGVQFEIFAMAGPRIVRVRLMLPDQEVATQDSPNSEEP is encoded by the coding sequence ATGCGCCCCTTTCTGCTGATCGCGCTGCTGGTTCTACCGGCTCTGTTTTCGGCAGCCGAGGTGGCATTGCTGAGACTCCGGCCCAGTCAGGTGCAGGAGTTCAGCGAGCAAGGTCGGCCCGGTGCTCAGGCGTTGCAGAGGCTGCAGCGGCGCTTGCCAACAGCGCTGCTCATGACCCAGTTCGGTACGTCGCTGTCGCTTGTGGCGCTCGGCTGGACAGGTCGGGGCTTCGGTCAGCGCTGGTGGCCCCTGGATATGCCTTCCGGTCGTTGGTGGGATCTGGCCTGGTTCCTTGTGCTGGTGGTGATGGCCACCCTGGTCGCTGGGATGTTGCCCCGGGCTTGGGTGCTCAGTCGCCCCGAACGGGCGGCGCTGCAGCTGGGGCCAGTGCTGGAGGGCGCGATCCGGGCATTGCAGCCCCTTCTCACGCTCCTCAACGGTCTGGCCAGCCTTCTTCTTCGTCTCGTCGGCCTCAGTCAACGCTGGGGCGCCACCGTTTCGGTGCTGTCGGCCAGTGAGCTGGAAACCTTGATCGAAAGCGGCGGTGTGACAGGGCTCAAGCCCGATGAGCGCAACATCCTTGAGGGTGTGTTCGCTTTGCGCGATACCCAGGTGCGGGAGGTGATGGTGCCCCGCTCTGGGATGGTCACCCTGCCGGTTGAGGTGCGCTTCGCTGGGCTGATGGAGGCGGTGCATCGCACCCGTCATGCTCGTTTTCCCGTGATCGGTCAATCGCTTGATGACGTTCGTGGTGTTCTCGATCTCAGGCGCCTAGCCGAACCGATCGCCCGGGGAGAACTGAAGGAAGACTCTTCGTTAGAGCCTTACCTGATGCCTGCTGAAACCGTTCTGGAAACCAGCAACCTTGCTGACCTCTTGGCGATCATCCGTTCCGGTCATCCCTTGCTTTTGGTGGTGGATGAACATGGCGGTACCGAGGGACTGGTTACCGCTGCCGATCTCAACGGCGAAATCGTTGGCGATGAGCCTGCCGAGGAGAGCGACGAACCTGATCTTCAGGCGGTGGAAGGCCAACCGGGAGCCTGGCTTGTTGCCGGCGATCTGGAGATCTTCGAGCTCAACCGCCAGCTCTCTCTGGATTTGCCAGAGGCCAGTGATCACCACACCCTTGCCGGCTTCCTCCTGGAAAAACTCCAGCACATCCCTTCCCCCGGCGAAGCTCTGCGCCATGACGGTGTTCAGTTCGAGATCTTCGCCATGGCGGGACCTCGGATTGTGCGCGTGCGTCTGATGCTGCCGGACCAGGAGGTCGCCACCCAGGACTCTCCCAATTCAGAAGAGCCGTAA
- a CDS encoding Gfo/Idh/MocA family protein — MTDTMVPVKVGVIGIGNMGWHHARVLSLLKDADLIGVADPDSARGSLAREQFGCRWFADYRDMLAEVEAVCIAVPTLLHHSVGLACLEAGLHVLIEKPIAASQEEAAALIDAASRGGRLLQVGHIERFNPAFRELTKVVANEEVVVLEARRHSPHADRANDVSVVLDLMIHDLDLVLELAGSSVVHLAAAGGRSSAGPIDYVNATLGFDNGVVASLTASKMSHRKIRSLSAHCRSSLVETDFLNHNLHIHRRAHEWYSADHGELLYRNDGFIEEVSTTSIEPLYAELEHFLQCVRGRETPAVDGQQASRALRLADLIEQAVEQPGVGIPLEAPI, encoded by the coding sequence ATGACCGACACCATGGTTCCGGTGAAGGTCGGCGTGATCGGCATCGGCAACATGGGCTGGCACCATGCCCGCGTTCTCAGCCTTCTGAAAGACGCTGATCTGATCGGTGTGGCTGATCCGGATTCCGCCCGTGGGAGTTTGGCCAGAGAGCAGTTCGGATGTCGCTGGTTCGCTGATTACCGCGACATGCTCGCTGAGGTCGAGGCCGTTTGCATTGCTGTTCCGACCCTGCTCCATCACTCCGTGGGTCTGGCTTGCCTGGAAGCTGGTCTGCACGTTCTGATTGAAAAGCCCATCGCGGCAAGTCAGGAGGAGGCTGCTGCTCTGATTGATGCCGCCAGCCGAGGTGGCCGTCTGCTTCAGGTTGGACATATTGAGCGCTTTAACCCTGCTTTCCGGGAGCTCACCAAAGTGGTGGCCAATGAGGAGGTTGTGGTGTTGGAGGCACGCCGTCACAGTCCCCATGCCGACCGCGCCAATGATGTGTCCGTGGTTTTGGATCTGATGATTCACGATCTCGACCTTGTGCTGGAACTGGCCGGCTCATCGGTGGTGCATCTGGCTGCGGCCGGTGGTCGCAGCTCGGCAGGCCCGATTGACTATGTGAATGCCACGCTGGGTTTCGACAATGGTGTGGTGGCCAGTCTCACGGCCAGCAAGATGAGTCATCGCAAGATCAGAAGCCTCAGCGCGCACTGCCGCTCGAGTCTGGTGGAGACGGATTTTCTCAATCACAACCTGCACATCCACCGGCGTGCCCATGAGTGGTACTCGGCTGACCACGGTGAATTGCTTTACAGAAACGACGGGTTCATCGAGGAGGTGAGCACCACGTCCATCGAACCCCTCTACGCCGAGCTCGAGCATTTCCTTCAGTGCGTGCGCGGCCGGGAGACGCCTGCAGTGGATGGGCAACAGGCTTCCAGGGCTCTGCGGTTGGCTGATCTGATTGAGCAGGCAGTGGAACAGCCTGGCGTTGGCATTCCGCTTGAGGCGCCGATCTGA
- the tgt gene encoding tRNA guanosine(34) transglycosylase Tgt — translation MFDFQINATCRHTAARCGCFETPHGAVSTPRFMPVGTLATVKGVTADQLATTGAQMVLSNTYHLHLQPGEAVVEAAGGLHRFMGWQGPMLTDSGGFQVFSLGDLNRIDDHGVDFRNPRDGSRILLTPERSMEIQMALGADVAMAFDQCPPYPATENDVEEASRRTHAWLERCVASHTRNDQALFGIVQGGCFPHLREASARAVADFDLPGIAIGGVSVGEPVEDMHRIVRQVTPLLPHDRPRYLMGIGTLQEMAVAVANGIDLFDCVLPTRLGRHGTAMVAGERWNLRNARFRHDHTPLDPTCPCIACQQHTRAYLHHLIRSEELLGLTLLSLHNLTHLIRFTSAMERAIRDGCFAEDFRPWNDDSPAHHTW, via the coding sequence GTGTTCGACTTCCAGATCAACGCAACATGCCGGCACACCGCTGCACGCTGCGGTTGTTTTGAGACTCCCCATGGAGCGGTGAGTACGCCGCGATTCATGCCTGTGGGAACGCTGGCCACCGTGAAGGGCGTCACGGCCGATCAACTGGCCACCACGGGAGCACAGATGGTGCTCTCAAACACGTACCACCTGCATCTCCAACCCGGTGAAGCCGTGGTGGAGGCCGCCGGCGGGCTCCATCGCTTCATGGGCTGGCAGGGCCCAATGCTCACCGATTCAGGGGGATTTCAGGTGTTCAGCCTGGGGGACCTCAATCGCATCGACGACCATGGCGTTGATTTCCGCAACCCCCGGGACGGCAGCCGCATCCTGCTGACGCCGGAACGGTCGATGGAGATCCAGATGGCGCTAGGCGCGGATGTGGCCATGGCGTTTGACCAGTGCCCTCCATACCCCGCCACGGAAAATGATGTGGAGGAAGCAAGTCGGCGCACCCATGCCTGGCTCGAACGTTGCGTGGCCTCCCACACGCGCAACGACCAAGCCTTGTTCGGGATCGTGCAAGGGGGATGCTTCCCCCACCTGCGGGAAGCCAGCGCGAGGGCAGTCGCCGACTTCGACCTCCCGGGCATCGCCATCGGCGGCGTCAGCGTGGGAGAGCCGGTGGAGGACATGCACCGCATTGTTCGGCAGGTCACGCCCCTGCTTCCGCATGACCGTCCGCGGTACCTGATGGGCATCGGCACGCTGCAGGAAATGGCCGTTGCTGTTGCCAATGGAATCGATCTGTTCGACTGCGTGCTCCCCACCCGCCTGGGGCGTCACGGCACAGCCATGGTGGCCGGGGAACGCTGGAACCTCCGCAACGCCCGCTTCCGGCACGACCACACACCGCTCGACCCCACATGCCCCTGCATCGCCTGCCAGCAGCACACCAGGGCCTACCTGCACCACTTGATCCGCAGTGAAGAGCTGCTCGGACTGACCCTGTTGAGCCTGCACAACCTCACGCATCTGATCCGCTTCACCAGTGCCATGGAACGCGCCATTCGCGATGGCTGTTTTGCAGAGGATTTCCGTCCCTGGAACGACGACTCACCGGCCCATCACACGTGGTAG
- the pyrE gene encoding orotate phosphoribosyltransferase, giving the protein MTDRSDPSMDRDVLLDRLAREAYRFGDFTLASGRSSNHYVNCKPVALSGSGLALLSPAMLALVDVEAVAVGGLTLGADPLVSGVAMAAAQQGRALDALIVRKQAKGHGTGAWLEGPLPAPGARVTVLEDVVTTGGSSIKAVQQLREAGYSVGRVVTIVDREEGGNAAMAAADLELVSLFKLDQVATRAKELTA; this is encoded by the coding sequence ATGACCGATCGTTCCGACCCATCCATGGATCGCGATGTTCTTCTCGACCGCCTGGCGCGGGAGGCCTATCGGTTTGGAGACTTCACCCTGGCCTCTGGCCGCAGCAGCAACCATTACGTGAACTGCAAGCCCGTCGCTCTCAGTGGCAGCGGCCTGGCCCTGCTGAGTCCGGCGATGCTCGCGCTGGTGGACGTGGAGGCCGTGGCCGTGGGGGGACTCACCCTCGGTGCTGATCCCTTGGTGAGCGGTGTGGCGATGGCGGCCGCGCAGCAAGGTCGTGCACTCGATGCCCTGATCGTGCGTAAACAGGCGAAGGGCCATGGCACTGGGGCCTGGCTCGAGGGGCCTTTGCCCGCACCAGGCGCCCGCGTCACGGTGCTGGAAGATGTCGTCACCACCGGTGGCTCATCAATCAAAGCCGTGCAGCAGCTCCGTGAGGCGGGGTACAGCGTGGGCCGGGTTGTGACGATTGTGGATCGTGAGGAAGGGGGCAACGCCGCGATGGCCGCGGCCGATCTCGAGCTGGTCAGCCTGTTCAAACTGGACCAGGTGGCAACCCGCGCCAAGGAGCTAACGGCTTGA
- a CDS encoding WecB/TagA/CpsF family glycosyltransferase, translated as METISTGPRDRRRCHVLGVPVDACRDVAASAIGLHEEGGGQIVTLNAEMTMRARQDADLGAVIAQADLVVPDGAGVVWALGRQGVRVRRSPGIELAWSLLSYAEVHNWSVALVGGSPEVMERLKTTLAQSHPRLRLLMAEHGFQASDAWPALESRLRGLRPDLVLVALGVPRQEVWAQSMRQSLPGLWMGVGGSFDVWSGLKQRAPEWTSRLQLEWLFRLLQDPSRWRRYLVLPQFAWAVLRAGSRRR; from the coding sequence ATGGAAACAATCAGCACTGGCCCGCGAGATCGCCGTCGCTGCCACGTTCTTGGGGTTCCTGTTGATGCTTGCCGCGACGTGGCAGCTTCAGCCATCGGCCTGCATGAAGAAGGTGGGGGGCAGATCGTGACGCTTAATGCTGAGATGACGATGCGGGCCCGTCAGGACGCAGATCTGGGAGCGGTGATTGCCCAGGCCGACCTGGTGGTTCCCGATGGAGCAGGAGTGGTCTGGGCTCTCGGTCGCCAGGGGGTCAGGGTGCGTCGCAGCCCTGGTATTGAGCTCGCCTGGTCTCTGCTCAGCTATGCCGAAGTGCATAACTGGTCCGTCGCCCTGGTGGGTGGTTCACCCGAGGTGATGGAGCGTTTGAAAACCACGCTGGCTCAGAGCCATCCCCGCTTGCGGTTGCTGATGGCAGAGCACGGATTTCAAGCGTCAGATGCTTGGCCAGCTCTGGAGTCTCGCCTGCGTGGTCTGCGGCCTGATCTCGTGCTGGTGGCTCTTGGTGTGCCCCGTCAGGAAGTCTGGGCGCAGAGCATGCGTCAGTCACTTCCAGGTCTCTGGATGGGCGTGGGTGGCAGCTTCGACGTCTGGTCCGGCCTCAAGCAGCGCGCACCGGAGTGGACCAGTCGACTGCAACTGGAATGGCTGTTCAGGCTGCTCCAGGACCCATCACGTTGGCGGCGTTATCTAGTGCTCCCCCAATTCGCTTGGGCTGTGCTTCGAGCTGGTAGTCGTCGGCGTTAA
- a CDS encoding TM0106 family RecB-like putative nuclease: MGDTRSADKPLTDRLLRSWTRCRRRAWLDRHGDNQLRLYTAHRTLQLDDQQRSFVALLAKKPGHGLQACEQGESGVVGLRLRSTTRDGFPVEAHPALLQRREGASRWGRFVYRPVLARQGRRLTREHRLQLALAGRLLERLQQAPVIDGLALAGSGRRLERETVPLGGGLQHQLDESLSKLAADLSRPTPPALAADRRKCTLCSWRGVCNADAAREGHLSEVSGIGAKRREMLMELGIDGLAALADADPERLALQLERFGEQHGAVAAPLVAQARAQRDGCAEPLAAPPALPELAEAPGVLLYDIESDPDARDDFLHGFVRLPRGLDGRWDLSLATYQPLLALQEHGEGACWTRLQRMLGRYPDWPVLHYGETESLALRRMAQRQGIGDAELMALRRRLVDVHERLRRHWRLPLNSYGLKTVADWLGFRWGQAGVDGARALLWWRQWRGTGLGDRGHVQALRWIFAYNRDDGLATWAVAAWLLAQDETKRKG; encoded by the coding sequence ATGGGTGACACCCGCTCTGCTGACAAGCCGCTCACAGACCGTCTGCTGCGCAGCTGGACGCGCTGTCGCCGACGTGCCTGGCTGGATCGCCATGGAGATAACCAGTTGAGGCTTTACACGGCCCACAGGACGCTTCAGCTCGATGATCAGCAGCGCAGTTTTGTGGCTCTTCTGGCCAAGAAACCTGGTCATGGACTGCAGGCCTGTGAACAGGGAGAAAGTGGCGTGGTGGGATTGCGGCTGCGCTCCACCACCCGGGATGGTTTCCCTGTTGAGGCTCACCCTGCTCTTCTTCAGCGTCGAGAGGGGGCTAGCCGTTGGGGACGTTTTGTCTACCGACCTGTTCTGGCACGGCAGGGGCGACGGCTGACGCGTGAACACAGGCTGCAACTGGCTCTGGCCGGGCGTCTGCTCGAACGCCTCCAGCAGGCGCCTGTCATCGATGGCCTTGCTCTGGCTGGCTCCGGCCGACGCCTCGAGCGGGAAACCGTGCCGCTTGGCGGCGGACTTCAGCATCAACTTGATGAGTCTCTCTCCAAGCTCGCGGCAGATCTGAGTCGCCCCACTCCGCCGGCTCTGGCGGCGGACCGACGCAAATGCACGTTGTGCTCATGGCGTGGCGTGTGCAATGCCGACGCTGCTCGTGAAGGCCATCTCAGTGAAGTGAGCGGCATCGGTGCCAAACGCCGAGAGATGCTGATGGAGCTCGGCATTGATGGCCTGGCGGCTCTGGCCGACGCCGATCCGGAGCGGTTGGCGCTGCAGCTCGAGCGATTTGGTGAGCAGCATGGTGCTGTGGCGGCACCTCTGGTGGCTCAGGCACGGGCCCAACGCGATGGATGTGCAGAGCCACTGGCTGCACCACCAGCCCTTCCGGAACTGGCTGAAGCGCCTGGGGTGCTGTTGTATGACATTGAATCCGATCCCGATGCCCGCGACGATTTCCTGCATGGATTCGTGCGCTTGCCAAGAGGGCTTGATGGTCGCTGGGATCTCTCACTGGCGACCTATCAGCCTTTGCTGGCGCTGCAGGAGCATGGGGAGGGGGCTTGTTGGACGCGTCTCCAGCGGATGCTGGGGCGTTACCCCGATTGGCCCGTGCTCCATTACGGAGAAACCGAATCCCTGGCGCTGCGTCGTATGGCCCAGCGTCAGGGGATTGGGGATGCGGAGCTGATGGCGTTGCGACGTCGGCTGGTGGATGTTCACGAGAGATTGCGCCGTCATTGGCGCCTGCCGCTGAACAGCTACGGGCTCAAGACCGTGGCCGACTGGCTCGGCTTCCGCTGGGGACAGGCTGGAGTGGATGGTGCCAGGGCACTGCTTTGGTGGCGGCAGTGGCGGGGAACCGGCCTGGGGGACCGGGGCCACGTGCAGGCTTTGCGCTGGATTTTTGCCTACAACCGGGATGACGGCCTGGCGACCTGGGCGGTGGCCGCCTGGCTGTTGGCGCAAGACGAAACGAAGCGGAAGGGTTAA